The nucleotide sequence gttaaaacaTCTATTCAACACAAGTATTAAGCGCTGAAGGTTGTGTTTACAAGGGGACGATGTGTGAAAAGCTCAAGCagtatgaatacttctgcaaaacATTGTCTATAAACGTAGAGTATTGGTGAGGCATTACAAGACTCGGCGCCAGCCAGTGAGAAATTACCTCTGCGTAGAGAAATCAAGGCGGTATTGTACAAGAAGAAACGAAGAACATCAATgagagaggagaaagagaaatAATGAGCAATTTCTTCACTTATGTAACAGCGTCCATTTAGAAAGGCCTATAACTGTGTAATTAGCTAAAATCGACTTGCTGCTAAATTGAAATCGTATGGCTCTGAATGTCATTCCTCACAGGGTGTAAAGTCTGTAACAGTTGGGGATGAAAGGCAGGAAATCCTGTGATGACTCAGAGTAAGATGAACGTTGATCGCTACCGAATCAGGCTGCTGTAAATAATTGAAGAGACAAACGGGTCAGAGAGCCCGCAGGCAACAGTTCTGTCACATCTCGCTTCAACTACAAGTCTTTATAAGCCACTGTTGTTCCCTCCTAGGTCATAACtcacactttctttcttttttgcctttttatccCTTTAGTCGTCCACCCTGATGAGTTTGTTTTCCCTCCCTCTGGGCCTTTCCTGTTGTCCGGCTGTGTTTATGCGTACGCGCGGACCTGACCACAAAGCTAAaactagatttaaaaaaaaaggccggATTCCATCATGAGGAGCAACTTGTCACCTCGTTTGGTTCAAGAATTCACACTCTATCATATGAGACCTGCTGTTAAAACGTCCTCGTTCAGGTATTATCCAGCCTTATTGGCGACTTTGTGGGGTTTCCTTTGAACGAACAATGATTTCTTGGAAGTGATCGCCGGTTATCCCTTAGCTTCAGTATTTATCAGCCTCTTCGCTCTCGCAGTCGACTGCATTGTCAAAGAAAGAGAAGGAAACCACATGGGAAGGAAAGGCCTTCGCAGGTTTTAGCATCCACGCTACATCCGACTGAAGTGGAGCCGCAAGGCTGAGAGAAAACGGCGTTTAAGAGTCGGCTGTGAATGTGCTGCCTTCATGAAGACGGGCTGCGTTCCAGACACTGGCAGGGGCCGGACTCGGCCATTGTGAGGCTGAAACAACAACTGATTGTCCAACGTCCGGACGAGAAATAATCCCGGCACGGCGGCAGACTGAGACTAAACACAACCCGGAGAGTGTGACATCGGTGGGAGCCAGACATAAATTATTAACTTAGTGCGAAGGATGTGGCGCTGGAAGGATTTGAGGCAGAGAACATTGGGAAAGTAGTAAAGTTATAGAAAAACCCGGCTCAGGCTGCAGCGCTGCGGGTTGAGACTAGATGTTGATGCGGCGTAGATGAGGAGTCCTGTCCTCCTCTCGATTGGCAGGAAATGAAAACGTCAACGATAAAAAATGACTCACGTGAGTGGGCTGTGGCAATCCCCCCCGAAAAACACTGCACTCTGCACCCCTCTGAAACAGATAAACGCTTTACAAACGATGAGACAGAGTGCCTTGGGGATGATTAATAtctagctgttctgtgaagaccccGGAGCTTTATTAGAGAACATcaaggaacaaacagcatcctgaagaccgaggaacacagcagacgggtcGGGGGGGAAAGTTGTGGGGGCGTTCAAGGCCGGATCAGGTCATGAAACAATATCGCAAGTTTTGAACATCTAACAGAAAGCGTTTCAAATCACcaactgaaaatggaaaaagtagTAAATTTGTCTCTCTAAATATACAGACTGGAAGAAAATTGTGCAATCATATTGTACCAGAATGTAACTTGCTGGCATATATGAACCTGTAAAGTACTCATAGTGAGGGTGGTGAGCACACCCTCCTCACTATGAAAcacggtgatggcagcatcatgctgtggaggtGATTTTATTCACTGCAGACAGGGATGCTGGTCATAATTTAAGGGCTAATGGAGATCAAGCTAAATACAGGCCAATGCTGAGGAATTAAAACTGTTTCAGGGGGCAAAACACttgagactgggatggaggtCCATGTTCCAGCGGGACAATGACCTTGAACACATAACCAGAGCTACGGCAGAAGCGTTCAGAATGGTCCTGTCAAAGTGGAGACTTGCAGTAAATCCAGCTGAGGGTCTGTAGCAACACTTGGAAGATTGACGTAAACGACACTCTTCACCATCCAACCTGACTGAGCTCTGGCTATTTTAAAGACACAATTTCAGCCTCGAGATGCGCAGAGCTGAACGAAGACTTGTAGCGCTGAGggggggctgaatgcaaattcATTACAGAAATTTtgcaattattaattattttgtgttgCTCTGCGTGGaggtttaacagttttaatGGGTTTGAATATTTTAACCAGGTGGTTCACACTGATTTTACTATTAAATGTTAGCATGACAGGAAAGTGGCATGGCTCCATAGTCATATTGTCACCATGGCTGGTTTTTATATAACAAACATGCCATTTACCCCGTTATTTGCAAAAGCTTTAGCGGGCTTCCTAAGTTACCCCTCCGCTTTCTGGTGGTCCGGCAGATAGGATCTGTTCGTGGGCGCGCTCTCCCAAAGTTGAGACGGACTTTGCTTGCGTGCAGGAAGCGTGTTCTGATAGCAGCGTTTTGTAAACACAGGCTGGGTTTTTGATGTGAGCTCTGGCTCGTCCCCAACTTCTGAAACGCCGCCAGCTTCCCATTGAAGGGTGTGGGCTTTCCTCCAGCAGTCCAAAGGAAACAAGAGAGCCTCGCTGGCCAAAGGACTGGCATGACAGAGCCAAGAGCTCGAACTAAACACTTCCCAAGGTTTTAACACGTATTAAAACGCGGTAGGAGAAGCTTTTGAAATCGATTACGAGTCAGCTTTACACACAGAGCTGGTGGCCTGCTCCCTTTAGCGCTCTGAGCTCCGGTTtttgaaaactacatttttatACGTTGTGCTACAGAGTGTGTCTTTAAAAGTTTGGCAATGCTATAAAGTTTTGAGtttacaaaaaagaagacaactCTTGTaaagctgtgtaaaaaaaaactttagagaAAATCAAAACTTTCAGTATATGTAGAaagtgggtggggtggggggatcATGTTGGGAAATTGTCGTTTTATACAACACTAGGGGATCATTATCCTGTTGAACAAACTGCTGATACTCCATTTTCAGTGATTGTATCGTCCAGCAGATCTTCTTTTAAAATCCCCCGGCCCTTTAAATGGCATTTGTGAGAGAAACATGCCCACAGCATCACGGATCCTTCACCATATCTGATTGTGGGGTTGTTTTCTATGCATGCACTTTCTAATCTTTAGAAGctccagaaaaaagaaaaaaaaaaacttaaaatcatGAGGCGTATCTGTTTTAAAGGAATCGCCAGGGGTAATTGTGCCAGCagtacatatttaaaaaatgtatgcattATTCTTGTTCCAGGGGTTCGAATTGTCTAAAGATTTCAATGTAAAACCATGGCGCTGCATAAAATATCTGTATTGAGGCTTTTATCCATCTTTGCCATTCATGCAGCTAAATGCCGCTGCATATGCGATGTGttatctttttatgtttttagaaacctgggggggaaaaaagcacacCGTCTACAAACCAAGgcgtgtgggttttttttaggttttgctTATAATAATTGTTGTTGGGTGAAAGCTATTTTTAGTTGTGTAAATAATGTTGAGTAAAGGCAAAAGAAaaggatgaaaaacaaaagttcaCCAAAACTGTGAAAAGCACTTAAACAGAACAGCTCATTAACTGAGAAAGCTGGGTGTTTTATACATGAATACCAaatagaaaaggaaaaacatgaacaggtaTTCAAAGAAGTAGGTTGCGGTGGGCAACTGactaatattttataattttataaaatGTGAGGTAGGAATTTAATAGATACAGTGCATTACATCAATGTGGaggatggggggaaaaaatacctTGGGTCAACTTTGAGACTCATGAACCCAGCCAAATAACGTCCTGAACCTGTAAATAAGCACAAAATGATCCCTTTAAAACTAGTGGGACTGGATGGGAGACTGCTTGCTCTATTATGGGGACCGGTTTAATTGCATGTCTCCTGGGGAGTTTTAAATCATTAGGAATGCCACGAGGCAACCGGCTCCCTGCTCGGCCTGCATCATGTGTGGCCAATTTCACATGAATTTACTTTTcaccgcttttttttttcaggttgtgTCCAATTTGTCATAGAACCTTATGAACAAAGCTGACAAAGATTGCGAGGTAACAGTCAGCCACTGTAAAACTGCAGAGAGGTGAACACTGTTCCTTTATGAGGAAACACCAAAACTTGGAATCCCCTGCTTTGAACTCTTTCTGAGATAAAACTGGAAAACGGCACAAAAAAGGTGTTCTTTTTTCACAATAGCTGACAAGGATTTAACGTTATGCATTGGGATTTAATATGATACACTGCATGCTCAGTGCATAGACAGAGCAGACAAGATTCAAATTTATGCAGAGTAAATATAATTAATGCATCTTTAATCCCAGTTTCTGACACacggtgaaaaaaaacacaacaacaaagagCTGGAATTCACAGCTACAGGTTTGAACCGGATGCCGCTTGGTGCCGTGCTTCACCCGGTGCCGCTCCAGTTCTGTACGGTTccaggagagaggggggggtaaaaaaaaaaaacctgcctgGTTATCATAAATATGCATCGCACACAACTCGTGTTTCATCAGCGCAGCAGACCACAGAGACCCGAGGAGACGCTAATGTGTCCGGCAGCGTTCCTGTTTGGAAAGCAGTGCTGATTACATTCCTGCTCCAAGTCCAGTGGGACCTTACCTGCCACAAAATGACTACAGCATTATTTCCATATATTACCCCAGGAAAGTGCACAGGCAGAAGGCAGCGACTGCCTGTGAGAGCCGTGATCATCAGCTTCCTCTGAAGCACAGGATCTCTGACGACGTGTAGCTGGTGAAAAACAGCCTCTAAACCACTGCTGGTTTTGCACGCAGCTGTCTCATGGCTACTCACTGACCGATGGCTTACTTTAGGTGTTCGTGCCCTTAGAGGCTTTTcctgtcacattaaaaccataaggtgtattttatttggattttatgtgacagatcaacacaaagtagtgcacaatTGGACAGCGAGAGGATAATGTGTCATTTTTGACaatttagcaaataaaactgaaaagtgtggcatgcaacCGAGTTCAACCTCCTACATAAACATGTTGGATcaccacctttcactgcaattatAGTTGCAAGCCTGTGGGGGAATGTGAGCTTTCCACATCTAGACACTGATATGTTATTGCCCGTTCTTTGCAGAAACAGCTTAAGAGCAGTCAGATTGCATGGAAAGCATCGACAAACATGATTTTCAAGTCTCACGCCACCGATAGAAGACCTGTCGACAGATTCTCCCTCCTGAGTTGTGGAtatttgcagctcctccagtgttacCATGAGCCAttttcttggctgcttctcctgGCACAGTCAGGCAGGTTGGTCTGTTGAGTTGTGCAGAACTTTATTTAGGAGACTTACCGACTGCAAATGCATGGCATGTTCTTCCGATTATAATTGTACATTACATTCTATTTCACACTCCAGTGTCACTTTGTATTGATCTAGGACAAAAAATCCCTTCAAAAATACTTTGATGtttgacaaaatgggaaaaggtTCAAATGTATGAATACTTCAGGACATCACTTCTGTTatgctcttctgcattgtttaTAAATCAGGAAATGACAAATGACATAAGCAATAATTACCCCCCAGTGGTATCTTATTTGCCCAAACTGGGGTACAGACAATGGAGGGATGGACGTTTTTTTCTACAGAACCTTAAAACAATGGAAGTTTAAACTGTTATCTGTGTAGAGAGACAAAACTACAATTTTACAATGAATTTAATGCGTTCTGTGTCTCGGCGTAATGGCTCGCATGACAAATAAGGGCGGCAAATATTTTTAGCCTGGGGGAAATTTTTAGACGAGGGCTTAATTGTGACAAGGGatagaaacagagaaaaacgcCATCAAACGGTTGGAATACGAAAAAGCGGATGTCAAAGCAGTTTCAGAGACCTGTCTGTGGAAAGCAAACATCTAGATCAAAAGGGGcaattatttaaactttaattcCAGGTTAGCCGACGGCCTCCCGCACGCGACAACACGACTTGCTGAAGTCTAAAGATGAGCCAAGGCTACCCTGGGGGGAGAATTATGCCGCAGAACTGgcaacacttgattttatttgattttggggtgggggggattaaACGCCGTACTAATGCTGTGTCAACACACCTGCTGAATTCGTTAACAGAGTCTGGAGTTTCTTCGTCCAGGTGCAAACGTTCTCTGCTCTGTTCATCTCACGTGAATATTATCATGACTCACAACTAGGAAATAACTGCCGTTCAAAACTGTCCGCGCCCCTTGTGACACGACTGAGTCCTCAGGAACTCTTACCCGTTTTGCCACGTCATAACCAGCAGTGACGACGCGTTTCACTGGGACGACACAAAGCGGTGCATAATTGGGAAGCAGGGGGGAAATATAGCAattgtttttctacattttctacaAATGAGAACCCTGAAAAGCGTTGCTTCCATCCGTATCCACCTCCCACcatgcttccaccaccatggTTCACAGAAGCCATGGCGTGCTCAGGCTGAGGTGAagtggcatttttttccccaatcacAGGGAGCGTGCCGCATATCAGCCCAGAAAGGCCAGAGCGTCTCCTACTACGTGTTTGCATGCCCCCTAGATGGCTTGTGGTAAACAGGACGTCTTGTGCATCCTTCTTGCCGGTTTGTGGAGTGTACGACCAAAAAGTCGTCTTCTCAACAGGTTCTTCCACCTGAGTGGACCGCTGCAGCTCCTGGAGGCTCCACGTTCCTCTGGCTGCTTCTCGAATCGATGCTCTCCTGAACTTCATGTACCAACTAGGTGACTCCTGAACTGAATGGCTGCATCGGGTCCTATTTGGAAGCATTAAGcgtaaaggaggagggggggggttgctgATTACAGtagcacaccacacttttcagattttcaatcATTAAAAGTTCTGGAAATCGTGTCGTTTTTCTTCCCTTTCAAAGCTTTTTGTAAGGCACTGCATAATCACACAACAACTGTGTGCTTAAATTACAGTCTATTTCAATAAGACATGTACTGACGTGGTTGGATCACGGATTTTGTTTATGCACAGTTACCACAGAGCTTGCACATCCTGTAAGCCTGACTTGGGTGCAAACTCCTGCACCTTTGGGCCTGCTCGGATTGCTTTTTTACCTCGGGTCAGCTCTGCTTTCAGCTTTTACcttcataaaaataaacatgcaagaaaaaaaactttactctTCAAATATAAATTTATTCCATAAGCCTCCatacaaacatgttttgtttttttttttcaacaaaaataaactgttaaaagtGGCGAATCATTAAAGGTGCACAGTTATGGCTATGAACCAGAGAGTCCACAGGTAAAGCTGCGTGATGATTGGCTATAAAGCAACGAATGGGAATCCTGGACACTAAAGAATACAGTGGTAAAAAGCTACTGGTCGTCTCTCACTCGGCATCAGTCTCCAGCACCTGAgttttatggggggggggggggggggtacaaaCACTTTCAGAACTTGGGCTGGGATCATCTAGATCCACACAAATGTGCAAAGATTCACTGCAAGGGATCATTTAATTTTTACGGTTTCCCCTAAATGATGATAAGGCTGTAAGTGGGTCTCATGCAATTTCATCACAGTAACTCAGTGAGTGGTGCTTTGAGGTAAATCACAGAGAGGAAATGGGAATTTAGGCCATTTTGGAGGATGTTTGTGTCATTTTAACTTGCCAGTGCAAATTAGGGTATcgaatatgttttgtttttttttctcaaacctTGAGAGCTTCCCCCGCTAAAGCGCTTGAGAATTGAAGCAAGTGTTACTCCAGATATCAGAGACTTTTCTCTCGTGAAAACAAACTTTCCACCCCCCCTGTGCGCCTTCGCTGGCGGAGTGACACCACCGCGCTGCGGCTCACAGCTCCTCGCCGGCTCCCGCAACCCCCCCAGCACACTTCCTGTCAAACATCTCCGTCACCCATGAGTTCCAGATCCCCCCTTCTATCAATTCACAAAGCGCTCCTCTTTAAGGTCATGCGTGGCATTCAGATGGTTGGCCAGCTCCTGCATCACAGCGCCTTTGCCGATCTGGTCGTTCCTCCGCTTCTCCATGATCACGTCCTCCAGGCACTGAAACTCCAAGACGTGGCTCTTCTTCTCGGAGAAGAGCAGTTTTAGCTTGTACGGCTGCTTCCCGATCCGTATCTCCCCTCCGATTTTGAACTCCCGCCGGCCAAAGCGGCACCACGCCGCGAAGCACTCCGAGTTCCTCCAGCACAAGTCTCTGTCTCTGGTGCCGACGTGGTCCATGGCGTTGCGCACGATCACCTCCGGCGGGAGCGCACGGTGCCTGTACAGGCCGTTCACTATCCGGCCCTTCCTGCCCTGGCTCACGTCGGTCAGAAAGTTGTTCTGGATCTCGGCTCGGTGCAGGTGAACCACCTGGAAGTCCCCGACGTAGACGGCCCAGTGCGGGTACTGGCCGGTGGCCACGAACTCCAGCAGGTCCCCCGGCCTGCACTTGGCCAGGAGGCTCTCCGCGGAGAGGGACGGGGATCCGGAGCTCCTCTCGTAGACGCACTCGTCTCGGTAGTAGATGGCGCACTCCAGCTCGTCCTCCGGGTCGAAGGGCTTCTCCTCGTGGTTCACCGGCCGGCTGTCCGGCGGGAAGTGGTCCAGATTGTCGTCCTGGTCCTGGTCGTCGTCATCGTTGGAGAAAATGTAGGAGACGCCGATCCGCGTCCCGTCGCCATCTGGGTCGAAGCCGTTCGGGTCCGACGTTGGCACCTCCGCGTAATTGATGTGCGTCAGCTTCTCCACCTGGTTCCCCATAAAGACGGCGGAGGGGTCGGACAGCACGCGCGCACGCAGACAGGATCCACCTGTTCTCCGCGCTCACACCTCGGGGAGGAGACGGAAGGAGGCGCAGAGTCCGAATTAAATCCGGAGCTGTGGAGAGGAGCGCCAGTGGTCCATGTCCAGCTCCAGCCTGTGCTCCCCCAAATGATCGCCAACTGTTGAGATCTGTgaggagagaggggggaaagaaaaagaaaaagttggcAGCTTGTAGGGGACATTAAAGGCCGGGTTTAACTCCAGCTTACATTCCCAACAGGTGTGACCTGAATCACCTGTTGGCTCACATTTCCTGCTGGTAAACTGTAGGAGGCTACGGCGTATTCTGACGCATTCCAGCCAAATAAACGCTGCTTATGACCTGCATTGGTGCTGTAATGCCAGCCACTCCAGATGAACTCCTCTCCGGTCACCTACAGCTCACCCACCTGTAGTTCGGCGGCTCTCTGACTCGCTTCCGTGCTCACATGGGGGAAGCTTCGCGCCGCGGTTCCTGTCCTTCCTGTGCGGCGGCGGGTTGCTCCGTGTGCTTTGCTCGGCTGCACAGACACAGGCTGCCTGTTGTATGGAGCCAGCCCAGTGTTTGTTGCAGCGCAACTCGCTCAGGATCCAGAGACTGCTGGGAGGAGGTGTCATTTAAAGCGACAGTCAGCCTCACTTAGACGACATTCTGCCTGCTGGGAACGTTCTCGCcggcacttttttttagttccttttatgtatctttttttttgattttttttttttgttcagtgagTGCATGTAGATTATTCTGGTGACATTCTAGCTGATCACGGGTATAGATCATGGGGGAAATGCTTGAACAGAAGACACTTTGCGCAGAAGGGGAGATGAAAATAGAGGAGAGATTTTACCTAAAATAGCACAGATAAATCTAACTTAGCTGAAActgaaaagaagagaaagttGGGGGAAagttccaaaaaagaaaagaaattaagataaatactttaatgattatttatatatatatatatatatatatatatatatatatatatatatatatatatatatatatatatatataaacagctgaaaaaacaaaaattaccaGTATTCCATACAGGTGCACCTCTCTAAATATTAAAATTGCACACAGTTATATGTATGTTTCCAGAATGCATACCTTTTTAACCTGGAACTAAGGGGACCTTGCTCCACAGTCGTCTCCAGGCGGCAGGATTCCTGGAGCTTGgagcttttccttccactcaactttccattgacATGCTCATTGACATGCTGAGCCCTTTCAGCAACGACCTTAGGTGGCTTGCGCTCCTTGTAAAGGCTGTCAGCTCAGCGGTCGTCCACATACTCGTGTAGGCTGGAGTCACAACCTCTCTGTATCAAAAATCCTTTCTGTTGGTGTCTTTGGggttttattagctgtaagcctAAATTAAAAGTTAACACAATTGATCACTGGAAATATACCACTGTGTGTAATGGACCTATACAACTTTC is from Fundulus heteroclitus isolate FHET01 chromosome 3, MU-UCD_Fhet_4.1, whole genome shotgun sequence and encodes:
- the lratd2b gene encoding protein LRATD2, producing MGNQVEKLTHINYAEVPTSDPNGFDPDGDGTRIGVSYIFSNDDDDQDQDDNLDHFPPDSRPVNHEEKPFDPEDELECAIYYRDECVYERSSGSPSLSAESLLAKCRPGDLLEFVATGQYPHWAVYVGDFQVVHLHRAEIQNNFLTDVSQGRKGRIVNGLYRHRALPPEVIVRNAMDHVGTRDRDLCWRNSECFAAWCRFGRREFKIGGEIRIGKQPYKLKLLFSEKKSHVLEFQCLEDVIMEKRRNDQIGKGAVMQELANHLNATHDLKEERFVN